The following is a genomic window from Nitrospira sp..
GACCGGGAACGCATCTTCGACATCGTGGAGGCCGTCTGCGGCGGCCGCATGCACCCGGAATGGTTTCGCATCGGCGGAGTGGCGCAGGACCTTCCCGAGGGCTGGCACAAGTTGGTGCGGCAGTTTCTGGAGTATTTTCCGCCTCGGCTGTCGGAGTACGACGAGCTGGTCATGCAGAACTCGCTCTTCAAGGCCCGCACGCAAGGCATCGGCCGCTATTCGAAGAAAGAAGCGATGGAGTGGGGCGTCACCGGGCCCGGTCTCCGTGCCACCGGAGTCGAGTGGGACTTCCGGAAGCAGCGCCCCTATTCAGGCTACGAACAGTTCGAGTTCGACGTTCCGACCGCGCAGCACGGCGACTGTTACGATCGGTCGGTCGTGCGTGTCGAGGAAATGAGGCAGAGCCTGAGGATCATTGAGCAATGTCTCGCGAACATGCCGGCCGGCCCCTACAAGGCAGAGCATCCGCTGGCGACGCCGCCGCTCAAGGAACGGACGATGCACGATATCGAAACGCTGATCACCCATTTTCTCGGTGTGAGTTGGGGACCGGTGATTCCTCCCGGCGAGGCCTTCATCGGGATCGAGGCCACCAAGGGCAATACGGGCTACTACCTGATCAGCGACGGGGCTCCGTCGCCCTATCGGGTCCGCATCCGCACGCCGTCCTTTCCGCACATGCAAATGGTGCCGCTGATCTCGCGAGGGCTGCTGCTCTCCGACTTGCTGGCCATTCTGGGCAGCGTCGATTTCGTCTTGTCGGACGTGGATCGTTGACCGTCGAACCGGAGGCCGAACGGAGTCTCATGTTGACCGATCAGGTGCGGGAGGAAATCGAAGCGGAACTCCGACGATATCCGGACAAACGGGCCGGATGCGTCGAAGCCATGAAGGTCGTCCAGCGCCACCATGGTTGGGTTTCCGACGACAGTTTGAAAAGTCTCGCCCATCTGCTCGACATGACCTGCGAAGAGCTGGATGGAGTGGCGACGTTCTACAACCTGATTTTTCGAAAACCGGTGGGAAGACACGTGATCCTCCTCTGCGACAGCATCAGTTGTTGGATCAAAGGTTGTGACGCCTTGCGAGGTCATGTCACAAGTCGATCGGGCATCGGCATGGGGCAGACCAGTGCAGACGGACGGTTCACGCTGCTGCCGATCGTCTGTCTCGGTGCCTGCGACCATGCCCCGGTGATGATGATCGGCGACGATCTTCATGAAGATCTGACCGCCGAGAAGATCGATCGCATCTTGGAGCGATATCCGTAGGAGTCGTCCTTCGTCATGGAACGTCCGCTCACGCAACGCATCAGACCGCAGACCGAACCCATGAATCTGGCGGAGTATGAGGACACGGGCGGGTACGAGGCGGCGCGCAAGGCCGTGAAAACCATGACCCCGCAGGATGTGCAACGACTCGTCACCGACTCGACCCTGCGCGGACGCGGCGGCGCCGGTTTCGCCACCGGCCTGAAATGGAGCTTCGTGCCGATGGGACCGAATGCGCCGCGTCCCAAGTATCTGGTGGCGAACGCCGACGAGATGGAGCCCGGCACCTTCAAGGATCGTCTTCTTCTGGAAGGTGATCCCCATCAGATGGTCGAAAGCATGGTCGTCACCGCCTATGCGATCGAGGCGGAGGTGGGCTATATCTTTCTTCGTTCGGAGTACACGCGAGCCGCCCGGCTTTTGCACAAGGCCATTGCCGAGGCTCGATCCCGTGGCTACCTGGGACGGAACCTCTTCGGGTCCGACTTCAGCTTCGACCTCCATCTGCATACCAGCGCCGGCCGCTACATCTGCGGCGAGGAGACGGCGCTCCTGAATTCTCTGGAGGGTAAACGCGCGATTCCACGTTCCAAGCCTCCCTATCCGCAGGCCGCGGGCCTGTGGGGAAAACCCACGGTCGTGCAGAACGTGGAGACCCTGTACAACGTGTCCCACATCGTTCGTCACGGCGTCGAATGGTACCGGGGGTTGGGGCATGGCCATGAGGGCGGGACGAAACTCTACGGAGTCAGCGGCAACGTCAAACGGCCGGGGGCCTGGGAACTGCCCATGGGCACGACGATACGCACCATACTGGAGGACTATGCCGGAGGCATGCGCGAAGGATTTTCATTTCGCGGCCTCCTGCCGGGAGGGGCATCGACGGCCTTTGTAACGGAAGCACATCTCGACCTGCCGATGAACTTCGAATCGCTGCCGCGAGCTGGTAGTCGAATGGGAACCGGCACGATGATCGTCCTGGACGACCGGACCTGTCCGGTCGGGTTTGTGCGGAACCTCGAACATTTTTTCGCGCAAGAGTCCTGCGGGTGGTGCACACCCTGCTGGGAGGGGTTGTCGTGGACCGAGCGCATTCTCGATGGACTTGAAGAGGGACGCGGCAGGCCGGAAGATCTCGACCTGTTGGCCATGCATACCAGGCTCATCGGTCCCGGCAGGACCTTCTGCGCGCTGGCGCCGGGCGCCATGGATCCTCTGCAGAGCGCCTTGAAACATTTTCGTGCGGACTTCGAGCGGCACATTCATGAGCGGCGGTGCCCGTGGCGTGAGCAGGGTGAGACGATCGGAGCACGCGGATGAACAGGATCGTGATCGACGGCCGGCCCTATGACGCCGACCCGCAGCATAACCTGCTGCAGACCTGCCTGTCGCTGGGCTTCAACCTTCCCTACTTCTGCTGGCATCCGGCCCTGGGGTCGGTCGGCGCCTGTCGACAATGTGCCGTCAAACAGTTCAAGGACGAACATGATCGGCAAGGTCGTCTGGTCATGGCCTGCATGACGCCGGCGGCGGAAGGTACTCATATTTCCATCGAGGACCAGGAGGCCAAGGAATTCCGCGCCGGTGTGATCGAATGGCTGATGGCGAATCATCCCCATGACTGTCCGGTGTGCGATGAGGGCGGCGAATGCCACCTCCAGGACATGACCGTCATGACCGGGCATGCCTACCGCCGGTATCCCTTCACGAAACGCACGTTCCGCAATCAGGACCTGGGACCCTTCATTACCCACGAGATGAACCGCTGCATCCAGTGTTATCGCTGCGTACGGTTTTACCGGGACTATGCGGGAGGGCGGGATTTCAACGCGTTCTCCTCGCGCAATCACGTTTACTTCGGCCGTCATGAAGACGGCGTACTGGAGAATGTGTTCAGCGGGAATCTCATCGAAATCTGTCCGACCGGGGTCTTCGACGACAAGACGCTGATGCCCCACTATGTCCGCAAGTGGGATTTGCAGACGGCGCCGTCCCTCTGCGTGCACTGTAGCCTGGGCTGCAATACGATTGCGGGTGAGCGGCGCGCCTTGCTTCGTCGTATCACGAATCGCTTCAACAGCTGCGTGAACGGGTATTTTCTCTGTGATCGTGGACGGTTCGGCTACGAAGTCGTCAACAGCGACCGACGCCTCCGCCGTCCGCTCGCCCGCAGCCGGAAAGGCGCTCCGCTCGCGCCGGTCGAGGCGGGACAGATGATGCAACGGCTGACTCCGCTGCTCGCGGCCTCGAATGGTGTGATCGGAATCGGATCTCCGCGCGCCTCGCTTGAAGCCAACTTCGCGCTTCGCACACTGGTCGGGCCCGAACGGTTTTATGCGGGCGTCGCAGCACTCGACGCTCGATTGGTGGAATCGGTCCTGGAAATTTTACGTCAGGGGCCTGTCGGGTCCGCCTCGATCGCAAACGTGGAACAGGCCGACGCCGTCTTGATCCTGGGCGAGGACTTGATCAACACCGCGCCCAGACTGGCGCTGGCGGTTCGTCAGGCCCTGCGTCAGCAGCCGATGCAACAGGCGGACAAGCTGAAGATTCCACGCTGGGACGATGCGGCGGTTCGGAATGTGACGCAGACCAGACAGGGGCCGCTGTTCATCGCGCTCACCGGCAACGGCGGTGACCTGGCGGAGGTGGCCACAGAGATTTACTATGCCGCACCGGACGATCTGGCTCGACTCGGCTTCGCAATCGCGCAACAGGTGGATCAGAGCGCCCCGGCCGTGCCGGCCCTCTCACCGGCGGTCATGGAGTCGGCCCGGCGGATCGCCGGCGCGCTTCGGAATGCCGAGCGACCGGTGATCATCTCCGGAACCGGATGCGGGAGCGAATCGGTCATTCAGGCCGCAGCCCAGGTAGCCTGGGCGCTCAAACGGAAGGGCCGCGCCTCGCAACTCTGCTACAGCCTACCGGAATGCAACAGTGCAGGGCTGGCGCTCATGGGAGGCAAGGCCCTCGCGGAGGCGTTCGAGACGGTAGGGGAGGAGACGGTACAGGCCGTCGTTATCCTGGAAAACGATCTCTACCGCCGAGCTGATCCGGCGACGGTGGATGCCTTCCTTGGTTGCGACAAACAGGTCGTCGTGCTGGATCATCTGGAACAGGCGACGGCAACGAAGGCCGATGTGCTGCTCACGGCCGGTACCTTCGCCGAAACCGACGGGACCCTGGTGAACAACGAGGGGCGCGCGCAGCGCTTCTATCAGGTCTTCGTGCCGGACGGAGATTGCCAAGAGAGTTGGCGCTGGATCAAGGATCTGGCCGCAGCGTCGCGCCGTTCCGATCTGGAGGGGATGACGGACTGGAAGGAATTGGACGATGTCGTCCGCGCGATGTCCGAACGATTGCCGCTGTTTCGTCGGCTCACCGAGGTGGCGCCCCCGGCGGAGTTTCGGCTGGTCGGACAGAAAATTCCCCGTCAGACCTTTCGGGTCAGCGGGCGCACCGCCCTCCGGCCGCTTCCCATGTTGCAGGATGCGATGCATGAACCGGCGCCGCCGGATGATCCGGATTCCCCGCTGGCCTTTTCCATGGAAGGGTATCCCGGGCAGCCGCCCTCGCCTCTGTTGCCCCATTACTGGGCCCCGGGATGGAATTCAGTTCAATCGCTGAACAAATTTCAATCCGAGGTGGGAGGGTCCCTGCGCGAGGAAAATCCCGGCATCCGACTGCTTGAACCGGCGGACCGGTCGGAGCCTCGGTATTTCAAGGACATTCCGAAACCGTTTCAGCGGCGCGAGGGGACCTGGTTGATTCTGCCGCTCTGGCAGATCTTCGGGAGCGAGGAACTGAGCGCTGAGGCTTCCGCCCTGGCGCAACGCATTCCGGACGTTTCGTTGACGTTGCATCCGGATGATGCGCGCAGGCTGAACCTGCAGGCGGGTGGTTACGTAAAGGTCACCCTTGACGGACGGCCTGCGACGGTACGCGTGGCGCTCGCTTCTGCGATGCCTCAAGGGACTGCCGGCCTCGCGATGGTCAGCGAGTGGTCCGCGACGTTGCTGCCGCAATGGAGTCCGCTCACCGCTGTGTGACGATATGGATGAAGTGCTTGTCACAGCCGGGCGCAGCGTTACCTTGTTGACGGTCCTGCTGACCTTTGCCGCCCTGTTGATTTGGGTGGAACGGCGGCTCCTGGGACTCTGGCAGGACCGGTACGGCCCGAATCGGGTCGGCCGATTCGGCATACTCCAGGTCGTGGCGGACATGATCAAGATTTTCATGAAAGAGGACTGGGTGCCGGCGTTTGCCGACAAGCCTCTGTTCATCCTGGCGCCGGCCGTCATCATGGTGACGATCCTGATGTCATTCGTGGTCCTGCCCTTCACGCCATCGTTCGTCGTGGCGGACTTGAACATCGGGCTGTTGTTCGTCCTGGCTATGTCCTCCTTGACGGCCTACAGCGCGGTGCTGGCCGGCTGGGCGTCCAACAATAAGTATGCTTTGCTCGGAGGGCTGCGGGCCTCTGCTCAGATGCTGAGTTATGAAGTCTTCATGGGGCTGTCCGTCATGGGGGTCGTGATGCTGGCCGGGTCGTTCAACCTCCGCGAGATCATCCAAGCGCAACAAGGGTTGTGGTTCTGCATTCCTCAGTGGCCGGGGTTCGTGATCTTCATGGTCGCCGGTTTTGCCGAAACCAAGCGGGTTCCCTTCGACATCCCCGAAGCCGAAGCAGAACTGGTGGCCGGCTACCATACCGAGTATTCCGGAATGAAGTTCGGAATGTTCTTCGTGGGAGAATATCTCGGCATCCTCCTCATTTCGGCGCTGATCGTCGTGCTGTTTTTCGGGGGTTGGCAAGGACCCTGGCTGCCGCCGGCCCTGTGGTTCTTCATCAAGACCTCGTTGTTCATTGCGCTGTTCATCCTCGTCCGGGCGACCCTGCCGCGGTTGCGGTTCGATCAATTGATGGCGTTCGGATGGAAAATCATGCTGCCGCTGGCGCTGCTCAACCTACTCGTGACCGGCGCCCTCGTGCTCTCGCATCGAACTGCGGCGTAACGGCCCGGAGCATCTATGTGGAATATGTGGAATATGCTGAGAGGGATCTGGCTCGTTTTTCTGCACGCCTTCAGGCGTCGGGTGACGGTGCAATATCCTGAGGAGCGGCCCTACCTGCCGCCCCGGTGGCGGGGACGGATTATTCTCTCCCGCGATCCCGACGGCCTGGAGCGTTGTGTCGGCTGTTATCTCTGCGCGGTGGCCTGCCCGGTGGATTGCATCGCGCTGCAAGCGACGGAAGACGAGTCCGGGCGGCGATACCCGGAATGGTTCCGCATCAACTTTTCGCGGTGCATCTTCTGCGGCTACTGCGAAGAGGCCTGCCCCACCTATGCCATTCAGCTCACCACCGACTTTGAGATGAGCGAGTATGAGCGGCGGAATCTGGTATACGAGAAAGAAGATTTGCTGATCGACGGGACAGGCAAGTATCCTGGCTACAACTTTTATCGGGTGTCCGGAGTCCGCATCGGCGGGAAGGACAAGGGCGAGGCGGAACGCGAGGCGGCGCCGGTGGATGTACGAAGCTTGATGCCTTGATGGCGGCTCTGAGAACCGCGTGGCACAGCCGAGAAACCGGGGGTGTGGAGATGG
Proteins encoded in this region:
- a CDS encoding NADH-ubiquinone oxidoreductase chain I: MWNMWNMLRGIWLVFLHAFRRRVTVQYPEERPYLPPRWRGRIILSRDPDGLERCVGCYLCAVACPVDCIALQATEDESGRRYPEWFRINFSRCIFCGYCEEACPTYAIQLTTDFEMSEYERRNLVYEKEDLLIDGTGKYPGYNFYRVSGVRIGGKDKGEAEREAAPVDVRSLMP
- a CDS encoding NADH-ubiquinone oxidoreductase chain E — encoded protein: MLTDQVREEIEAELRRYPDKRAGCVEAMKVVQRHHGWVSDDSLKSLAHLLDMTCEELDGVATFYNLIFRKPVGRHVILLCDSISCWIKGCDALRGHVTSRSGIGMGQTSADGRFTLLPIVCLGACDHAPVMMIGDDLHEDLTAEKIDRILERYP
- a CDS encoding NADH-ubiquinone oxidoreductase chain H, giving the protein MDEVLVTAGRSVTLLTVLLTFAALLIWVERRLLGLWQDRYGPNRVGRFGILQVVADMIKIFMKEDWVPAFADKPLFILAPAVIMVTILMSFVVLPFTPSFVVADLNIGLLFVLAMSSLTAYSAVLAGWASNNKYALLGGLRASAQMLSYEVFMGLSVMGVVMLAGSFNLREIIQAQQGLWFCIPQWPGFVIFMVAGFAETKRVPFDIPEAEAELVAGYHTEYSGMKFGMFFVGEYLGILLISALIVVLFFGGWQGPWLPPALWFFIKTSLFIALFILVRATLPRLRFDQLMAFGWKIMLPLALLNLLVTGALVLSHRTAA
- a CDS encoding NADH-ubiquinone oxidoreductase chain F codes for the protein MERPLTQRIRPQTEPMNLAEYEDTGGYEAARKAVKTMTPQDVQRLVTDSTLRGRGGAGFATGLKWSFVPMGPNAPRPKYLVANADEMEPGTFKDRLLLEGDPHQMVESMVVTAYAIEAEVGYIFLRSEYTRAARLLHKAIAEARSRGYLGRNLFGSDFSFDLHLHTSAGRYICGEETALLNSLEGKRAIPRSKPPYPQAAGLWGKPTVVQNVETLYNVSHIVRHGVEWYRGLGHGHEGGTKLYGVSGNVKRPGAWELPMGTTIRTILEDYAGGMREGFSFRGLLPGGASTAFVTEAHLDLPMNFESLPRAGSRMGTGTMIVLDDRTCPVGFVRNLEHFFAQESCGWCTPCWEGLSWTERILDGLEEGRGRPEDLDLLAMHTRLIGPGRTFCALAPGAMDPLQSALKHFRADFERHIHERRCPWREQGETIGARG
- a CDS encoding NADH-ubiquinone oxidoreductase chain G; the protein is MNRIVIDGRPYDADPQHNLLQTCLSLGFNLPYFCWHPALGSVGACRQCAVKQFKDEHDRQGRLVMACMTPAAEGTHISIEDQEAKEFRAGVIEWLMANHPHDCPVCDEGGECHLQDMTVMTGHAYRRYPFTKRTFRNQDLGPFITHEMNRCIQCYRCVRFYRDYAGGRDFNAFSSRNHVYFGRHEDGVLENVFSGNLIEICPTGVFDDKTLMPHYVRKWDLQTAPSLCVHCSLGCNTIAGERRALLRRITNRFNSCVNGYFLCDRGRFGYEVVNSDRRLRRPLARSRKGAPLAPVEAGQMMQRLTPLLAASNGVIGIGSPRASLEANFALRTLVGPERFYAGVAALDARLVESVLEILRQGPVGSASIANVEQADAVLILGEDLINTAPRLALAVRQALRQQPMQQADKLKIPRWDDAAVRNVTQTRQGPLFIALTGNGGDLAEVATEIYYAAPDDLARLGFAIAQQVDQSAPAVPALSPAVMESARRIAGALRNAERPVIISGTGCGSESVIQAAAQVAWALKRKGRASQLCYSLPECNSAGLALMGGKALAEAFETVGEETVQAVVILENDLYRRADPATVDAFLGCDKQVVVLDHLEQATATKADVLLTAGTFAETDGTLVNNEGRAQRFYQVFVPDGDCQESWRWIKDLAAASRRSDLEGMTDWKELDDVVRAMSERLPLFRRLTEVAPPAEFRLVGQKIPRQTFRVSGRTALRPLPMLQDAMHEPAPPDDPDSPLAFSMEGYPGQPPSPLLPHYWAPGWNSVQSLNKFQSEVGGSLREENPGIRLLEPADRSEPRYFKDIPKPFQRREGTWLILPLWQIFGSEELSAEASALAQRIPDVSLTLHPDDARRLNLQAGGYVKVTLDGRPATVRVALASAMPQGTAGLAMVSEWSATLLPQWSPLTAV